The genomic region GATAGCCCCCACCAGTCTCCAGTGTTGCAAAAGAATTCGATTGTAATTGTATGTAACAATAATTACAATAGTAGAGTTAATTCTTTATCTTTTCATTGTCGAGTGTTCTCACATTGAAATGTATTTAATAATAGTTTATGGTGATGAACCTGACAAGTTACAATGAACAATTGTAGAGCAATTCATACAATTCTCCTTAATGATAAAATCCGACTGAATTTAACTTTATGAATCCATAatctatataatttaaaaaataaataaaaaaattatttttacacATTATTGTTCACAACATCAACCAATATATAAAAAAAGGGcatgtttaaaattatttaaattagaaaattaaaCGTAGAGTATAAGATTACTACTctcttttcttctttattttaattatatatgcTTATAGGTTAAACCAATGAATGCAATAGTGACCTATTTATCAGAAGAaactaacaaaataaaatattttttgaataatattAGCATCTGTTTTTagaaaaatttatgtaaaaaacatcaataaatatcATTTTGAAGGTGCCTATCCCACTTACAACACAAATCGAGATGAAAATAAACAACTAGAGAATGATATCtttcttataaaaaaatttaaaataaatactaGTTAATATTCATTATAACACTCTTACTTTTATATACATAATTCTACGTAATAATAcaacatttttttataaataaataaacttcattctttctttttctttttctttttgacaaAGGGTTTACATCAAACCTTGATTGCATGAGTCATAGAGTGAACCTCTTCTACTAAGAGTTAAGAAATGAGAGGTACCCATTCACCAAGATCGTTTTGGACACAAGCTCGACCTCATCTCTTATGATATCAGGACCttacactcaacaagacttgatccttgaAATGACACTAACACAAAAGTTTGAAAAAGAAACTTTTCAAACTCTAACATTTACCATTCAATGGTAAAGTGGGATGTATATCCTCTACCGCCAAGgtcttaaaattatatatatatacattcccGCCGACGATCATCATTTTAAACGTATATACACCTACTAACTTTCCTCAAACCCATTAACGAGATATCAAGTGAAAAGCTTTTCTGCTACATCAGGCCAATTCCAAATAAGCTGAACATCTGCGCAAGTAATCTGTGGATTTAAAAGCATGGCAGAACAAGGTGAAGGTTTTATGGAGCCGTGCAAAGACACCCTAAAGAGAAAGCGACCTCAACCCCAAAACTTACCCCAACCGAAAAGATCTATCAGGCTTTTGGAAATTTCTCAGAGGACTAATTCTGTACCATTAATGCCCAGAAAGCCCAACAAGAAGAGTACAAAATCATCTGCACAGAGTCTGTTTTATCTGGGGGGAAATGATAATgaagagaggggatatgaaagcCCTGATGACAAGAAAATTGTGGCTATTAACATTAGTATGCCACTGTTGGGTGGTACCAGTAGTGATGGATGGAGTAAAGAGCAGGACGTGGCGCTTCACAATGCCTATTGCACACTCAAGGTTTCTGCCACCTTCTGGAAAGATGTTGCCAAGCTGGTTGGTAGACCCTGCCCCTGTTTTACTATTCAAAGGGGTTTTTTTGTTTCTTCAAGCTAAAATAAAAGTCTTATGGAAAAAATTGTTCCTTTCTGGAATTTGAAGAACAATTCCTTTCAAAATTCTTAAGAGGGTTGTCACCCACCAAATTGATATCTTGCTTGGACAATACCCATGAGAGTTCCACCCCTTAGTTTTTTGTGGGTATTGTATTAAGCTGGACTAGAGTCAAAATGCTAGCTTGTAGTACCTCTAATAAAGCTTGAGAGAAAAAAGAACCTTTACAACCGGTAGCAAAAAAATTGAACTACTAAACCACAACCTAATTGATCTCTCTGAACATATGTTTAAGTGAGATAAATACAATGATGCTAGATAACATATTGTTTAACACCTCAGCATCTGTTCAGATTGACTCAAGCTTGGAGCTTTTATTTAGTCATTTCAATCTGTCTTGAGCCTTCTCTGTTTTTTTTAGCATCCTGGTTAAACCAAATCCAGCTCTACCattttagtagcagcaacaacCTTGTTCTTCCTCTCTGGAAGTGACTGACAAAACTTGATTATAGATTTAATCACACAGAGCAACTAATTATTGAGTTTAAGAGGCTACCTTGGGCATTGAAGAGTAGCATGGAAGCTTTTTCTCCCAATGAAAATTGTGGATGCTATTGAATTTTAACTTTTGAGTGCCCAAGTCCCAGTTGGGTAAGCTCCATTAAAGTTTAATCTTTATGGGGCCATTCAGCCTGAAGACTGCTCACAATGCCTGTGAATGGAAATGGAAGTCCAGCGCTTCAATATGATGATTAATTACCTAATCCATCAGATGCTACCCTTCTGGCAACTACTGAATTTTAACTTATATGAGTGCCCAACTCCCAGTTGAATAAGCTCCTTTAAGTTCACCTCCGTATGGGGCCATCCAGCCTGAAGACTGCTCACAATGTCTGTGAATGGAAATGGAAATCCAGTGCTTCGATATGATGATTAATTACCCAATCCATCAGATGGAACCCTTCTGCCACCCTCTCTTATTCTGATTAGATTCTGAACATGCAATATTGGCTTTTTGTATGGGGCGCTCTTAACTGTTTTTAACTTTTTAATGTTTTTCTTCAGTTCTGTTACAATAATAAACTTCAGATTTGTTTTCCTGTGTTCAGTTTAAGACTTTTGTGCACTATGTGTAAACAAAATTTCTGTATCGGGGTTTGATTCAGGGTGGTGGAGACATTACGAATAGCTCGCTTTTTATACTCCAGAAgctcaatatatatattttattttaacccAGCGAAAGAAATGTGTGTTTCAGAATATCTGAAgatcttattttatttttctttttaattctGAGGCTATTCACTTTCAATTTTTTCAGGTTCCTGGCAAGTCCTCCAAggaatgctttgatagattttactcGGCTTATCCAACTCCACGGTTTTCCCGATCACAGTCAAAGTTGGATGGCAAAATCCGTCGATCCCCCAAAAGGCCATTAAATCTCCATAGCTTGTTGAAGGCTACTGGGTCAACTGGtagaaggtttcactgcaatcgACAGAAAATTCTGCAAGCACATAGAACTGTGCGATGGTTACTGGGAAAACATAAAACTGCTGACAAGGGGTATGAAACAGATCTATTTTCTTCCGTGGGCGTGGAATCTGCAGATTCATCAGTCCAAACTTCTTTACTTCTTACTGGTAAACCCATCTCTCCAGATATTTTTCTCAAATCCGTTGGCAATTCAAGCCAAACAGAGTCACCCGATGGTAGAATATCATTGCCTGGATTAAAGCAACAAATTTTTAGTCCAGAAGTTTTGAAACAAATAAAAAATCCtgctcaacatgaaaaatatattgACTTGTTACATTTCAGAGAAGCGGCAAGAAGAAAAACTTGGACCCAAAATGCAAAAATCCCAGCCAGCTACATAGTAAAAGAGACTCCAGAACTGCTACAGAGAGAGGCAATTTATGCGGCAAAAGCTGCTCTGGCTGCTGACACTCAACAAATGCTTATACAATCACAGAGTTCTggattgggtgaaaatgatgacgaTAGAAGTGAAGAGGAATATGAAGATTTTGCGGATGATGATGAAACAATTGGATGTGGGCTGATTAATCTCTGTGTTATacatacaaaacaaaaaaattagttCTACGGAGCAAAACCCTCATAACCCTCGTGATATGTGAAAATCATGACGTTTTTGAAACCAGATTAGCTACAGCCCAAACAATTAACTACACTTAACAATAGAACATATTTCTACTGTAATTGCTTAAAATGGTACACTGGAAGCTGATGTTCCTTGCTTTTGTCGATGAATATCGTCCATCTGTTAGAAACAGAGCATAATTTTTTGAAAACCACCATTAATATATTTGTAAAGCCTCTCCTGTCAGGACTTTTCATTTATGGACTAGCAAATACTTTTGAATTCTGCTGTGGAAATCATTAACTAACTGTATGGTCATTACTATATGTTGAACTCGATTAGAAGaaaaacatgcacaatgatcatTGATACATATAAAGTAGAAATTACACTATACTAAGATTAATCTGCTAAACTCCCAGGTGTCTGATGATAGTTGACTGGAGTTCTTAGCGCATCAAGAGAAGAGAAATAAAAGTGAAATAGCACAAAAAGAGAAATAAAGCCCAAATCTCTAAAGAAATAGTCAATACAGCAATATCAATATCAATGAGGATAAAGTCGTAAGAGTGGGTAGTCTGTAGCCAACAGCAGGGCCAGTGTTAGGGCCAGTAAGGTAGAAAGTGCTGTCATATTTGTTGAGAAAGGCATCTAGCTCAAATCTTTTGGGCAAACCTGGATTTGCGAAAGAAGTGAATTGCCGATCATATACTACAAAATGAGCCTTATTACTTGCAATTACAGCATTGCCATCTTCTCTGACATAAACCCCTGCAACCAGGAAGTTTCCCTTGAACGTATTTTCATTTGAAGAAGACTCTTGTCTGTAGAAAGACACTTCCCACTATGTATTATTCGGGATTCCACATACTGGGCATATAAGATGTCATATTTAAGTTCTTGACCCATAGTAGTTGAATTATAGGTGGGTAAGTCAATAAATTTAGGAATTATTTGTAGAGCAGCTGATCCCATGAATATTTATTTTTGCTA from Cryptomeria japonica chromosome 3, Sugi_1.0, whole genome shotgun sequence harbors:
- the LOC131048580 gene encoding uncharacterized protein LOC131048580 isoform X2, encoding MAEQGEGFMEPCKDTLKRKRPQPQNLPQPKRSIRLLEISQRTNSVPLMPRKPNKKSTKSSAQSLFYLGGNDNEERGYESPDDKKIVAINISMPLLGGTSSDGWSKEQDVALHNAYCTLKVSATFWKDVAKLVPGKSSKECFDRFYSAYPTPRFSRSQSKLDGKIRRSPKRPLNLHSLLKATGSTGRRFHCNRQKILQAHRTVRWLLGKHKTADKGYETDLFSSVGVESADSSVQTSLLLTEKRQEEKLGPKMQKSQPAT
- the LOC131048580 gene encoding uncharacterized protein LOC131048580 isoform X1 gives rise to the protein MAEQGEGFMEPCKDTLKRKRPQPQNLPQPKRSIRLLEISQRTNSVPLMPRKPNKKSTKSSAQSLFYLGGNDNEERGYESPDDKKIVAINISMPLLGGTSSDGWSKEQDVALHNAYCTLKVSATFWKDVAKLVPGKSSKECFDRFYSAYPTPRFSRSQSKLDGKIRRSPKRPLNLHSLLKATGSTGRRFHCNRQKILQAHRTVRWLLGKHKTADKGYETDLFSSVGVESADSSVQTSLLLTGKPISPDIFLKSVGNSSQTESPDGRISLPGLKQQIFSPEVLKQIKNPAQHEKYIDLLHFREAARRKTWTQNAKIPASYIVKETPELLQREAIYAAKAALAADTQQMLIQSQSSGLGENDDDRSEEEYEDFADDDETIGCGLINLCVIHTKQKN